The Nocardioides humi genome includes a region encoding these proteins:
- a CDS encoding DUF2200 family protein, whose product MHRTFSTSFASVYPHYATRVERRGRSRVELDQVVGRLTGFDEKALRG is encoded by the coding sequence GTGCACCGTACCTTCTCGACCTCCTTCGCGTCGGTCTACCCCCACTACGCGACGAGGGTGGAGAGGAGGGGCCGCTCGAGGGTGGAGCTCGACCAGGTCGTCGGCCGGCTGACCGGCTTCGACGAGAAGGCGCTGCGGGGCTGA
- a CDS encoding alpha/beta fold hydrolase: MLAHERIGSGEPLVLVHGIGHRRQAWYPVVDRLAEEREVVLIDLPGHGESAALVPDGRPVRDILRDILEDFFAEQGLDRPHIAGNSLGGRIALEAAADDLVSSATTLAPAGFWRNKVDFAYIRAVFTLLTGAATLAQPVAPAILGTAPGRAAAFGLLMTKGHRLSPDAALGDLRGLVHARPALETIIDGGFPFDRPIDPAIPVTVAWGTRDLVLLPYQARRARRALPDAEHITLPRCGHVPMIDDVDLVAGVLLEGSAHPRLGGATYDVA; the protein is encoded by the coding sequence ATGCTTGCCCACGAACGGATCGGCTCCGGGGAGCCGCTCGTCCTCGTCCACGGGATCGGGCATCGCCGGCAGGCGTGGTACCCGGTCGTCGACCGGCTTGCCGAGGAGCGCGAGGTCGTCCTGATCGACCTGCCCGGCCACGGCGAGTCCGCGGCGCTGGTGCCCGACGGGCGCCCGGTGCGCGACATCCTGCGCGACATCCTCGAGGACTTCTTCGCCGAGCAGGGTCTCGACCGGCCGCACATCGCGGGCAACTCCCTCGGCGGCCGGATCGCCCTCGAGGCGGCGGCCGACGACCTGGTCAGCAGCGCCACGACCCTCGCGCCGGCCGGGTTCTGGCGCAACAAGGTCGACTTCGCCTACATCCGCGCGGTCTTCACCCTGCTGACCGGCGCCGCCACGCTCGCGCAGCCGGTGGCGCCCGCGATCCTCGGCACCGCACCCGGGCGCGCCGCCGCCTTCGGCCTGCTGATGACCAAGGGCCACAGGCTCAGCCCCGACGCGGCCCTCGGCGACCTCCGCGGGCTGGTCCACGCGCGACCGGCGCTCGAGACGATCATCGACGGCGGCTTCCCGTTCGACCGGCCGATCGACCCGGCCATCCCGGTCACCGTCGCCTGGGGCACCCGCGACCTCGTGCTGCTGCCCTACCAGGCCCGCCGCGCCCGCCGTGCCCTCCCGGACGCCGAGCACATCACGCTGCCGAGGTGCGGCCACGTCCCGATGATCGACGACGTCGACCTGGTCGCCGGCGTGCTGCTGGAGGGGTCCGCGCACCCGCGCCTGGGCGGGGCGACGTACGACGTCGCCTGA
- a CDS encoding YiiD C-terminal domain-containing protein gives MTDLQELTADVRRIIPVLDAMQVEVVEAGRNVVAARIPAGPNVNHFGTAYAGSLFTVAEVLGGLLPRTSLVAEGGVPLVKSMTIDFLRPATTAVTSRARLEDAEIDRILAEYAERGKSDFELVAEVTDEEGTVVARTRGQYQLRRF, from the coding sequence GTGACCGACCTCCAGGAGCTCACCGCCGACGTACGCCGGATCATCCCGGTCCTCGACGCCATGCAGGTCGAGGTCGTGGAGGCGGGCCGCAACGTGGTCGCCGCGCGGATCCCGGCCGGGCCCAACGTCAACCACTTCGGCACGGCGTACGCCGGCTCGCTGTTCACCGTGGCCGAGGTGCTCGGCGGGCTGCTGCCGCGCACCTCGCTGGTCGCCGAGGGCGGCGTGCCCCTGGTGAAGTCGATGACCATCGACTTCCTGCGCCCCGCCACCACCGCGGTCACCTCCCGCGCGCGGCTCGAGGACGCGGAGATCGACCGGATCCTGGCGGAGTACGCCGAGCGCGGGAAGTCCGACTTCGAGCTGGTCGCCGAGGTCACCGACGAGGAGGGCACGGTCGTCGCCCGGACCCGCGGGCAGTACCAGCTGCGCCGGTTCTGA
- a CDS encoding sensor histidine kinase: MDPGLELPGDARTLLDAVLAIGADVDLHAVLGRILEVSRRLTDADLSGTGRAEDAVGELGRALREVCDARLVAYVRLADGILELRQVLGDTEAAPRLVESLSEVVGEVARTRAAQEVGSVGDPTTLVVPVPTRLADPGVLVIDRVEDRPVLRGIMLDLAAVAASQVGLILDRQEALREQARLLVARDRQRIARDLHDLVIQRLFATGMQLQGARDLDASELRTRVDGTVAELDGAIKELRSVIFELGSGSGRPLLEDVRALLAEYAGVLGFQPLLRIQGPVDRALVPEARSHVLGTLREALSNVARHAGAGSATVELTASSAWFRLRVVDDGLGFDPAVAGTGHGTGNLRGRAEDLGGHLQVTSAPGQGTTLEWVIPAVG, from the coding sequence ATGGATCCGGGCCTGGAGTTGCCGGGGGATGCCCGCACGCTGCTCGACGCGGTCCTTGCGATCGGCGCCGACGTGGATCTCCACGCCGTGCTCGGCCGCATCCTCGAGGTGTCGCGGCGGCTCACCGACGCCGATCTCTCCGGGACCGGGCGGGCCGAGGATGCCGTCGGCGAGCTCGGCCGGGCGCTGCGCGAGGTGTGTGACGCGCGGCTGGTCGCCTATGTGCGGCTCGCGGACGGCATTCTGGAGCTGCGCCAGGTTCTCGGCGACACCGAGGCGGCGCCCCGACTCGTCGAGTCGCTCTCGGAGGTCGTCGGCGAGGTCGCGCGCACGCGCGCGGCCCAGGAGGTCGGCAGCGTCGGCGACCCGACGACGCTCGTCGTCCCCGTCCCCACGCGGCTGGCCGATCCCGGCGTCCTCGTGATCGATCGGGTGGAGGACAGGCCGGTCCTGCGCGGCATCATGCTCGACCTGGCCGCCGTGGCGGCCTCTCAGGTGGGCCTGATCCTGGACCGCCAGGAGGCGCTGCGCGAGCAGGCCCGCCTTCTCGTCGCGCGCGACCGCCAACGGATCGCGCGCGACCTCCACGACCTGGTCATCCAGCGGCTGTTCGCGACCGGGATGCAGCTCCAGGGGGCGCGCGACCTCGACGCGTCCGAGCTGCGCACCCGCGTCGACGGCACCGTCGCCGAGCTCGACGGCGCGATCAAGGAGCTGCGCTCGGTGATCTTCGAGCTCGGCTCCGGCTCCGGCCGCCCGCTGCTGGAGGACGTCCGCGCCCTGCTGGCGGAGTACGCCGGCGTGCTGGGCTTCCAGCCGCTGCTGCGGATCCAGGGACCGGTCGACCGCGCGCTCGTCCCCGAGGCCCGCAGCCACGTCCTCGGCACCCTGCGCGAGGCGCTCTCCAATGTCGCCCGGCACGCCGGGGCGGGCTCCGCGACGGTCGAGCTGACCGCGTCGTCGGCGTGGTTCCGGCTGCGGGTCGTCGACGACGGGCTCGGCTTCGACCCGGCCGTCGCGGGCACCGGCCACGGGACCGGCAACCTCCGCGGACGGGCCGAGGACCTCGGCGGTCACCTGCAGGTCACCTCCGCGCCCGGTCAGGGCACCACCCTGGAGTGGGTCATTCCGGCTGTGGGCTGA